One Urocitellus parryii isolate mUroPar1 chromosome 9, mUroPar1.hap1, whole genome shotgun sequence DNA segment encodes these proteins:
- the Srrt gene encoding serrate RNA effector molecule homolog yields the protein MGDSDDEYDRRRRDKFRRERSDYDRSRERDERRRGDDWNDREWDRGRERRSRGEYRDYDRNRRERFSPPRHELSPPQKRLRRDWDEHSSDPYHSGYDMPYAGGGGGPTYGPPQPWGHPDVHIMQHHVLPIQARLGSIAEIDLGVPPPVMKTFKEFLLSLDDSVDETEAVKRYNDYKLDFRRQQMQDFFLAHKDEEWFRSKYHPDEVGKRRQEARGALQNRLRVFLSLMESGWFDNLLLDIDRADAIVKMLDAAVIKMEGGTENDLRILEQEEEEEQAGKPGEPNKKEEGRAGPGLGDGERKASDKDDKKEEGKQAENDSSNDDKTKKSEGDGDKEEKKEDSEKEAKKSSKKRNRKHSGDDSFDEGSVSESESESESGHAEEEKEEAEEALKEKEKPKEEDREKPKDAAGLECKPRPLHKTCSLFMRNIAPNISRAEIISLCKRYPGFMRVALSEPQPERRFFRRGWVTFDRSVNIKEICWNLQNIRLRECELSPGVNRDLTRRVRNINGITQHKQIVRNDIKLAAKLIHTLDDRTQLWASEPGTPPLPTSLPSQNPILKNITDYLIEEVSAEEEELLGSSGGAPPEEPPKEGNPAEINVERDEKLIKVLDKLLLYLRIVHSLDYYNTCEYPNEDEMPNRCGIIHVRGPMPPNRISHGEVLEWQKTFEEKLTPLLSVRESLSEEEAQKMGRKDPEQEVEKFVTSNTQELGKDKWLCPLSGKKFKGPEFVRKHIFNKHAEKIEEVKKEVAFFNNFLTDAKRPALPEIKPAQPPGPAQSLTPGLPYPHQTPQGLMPYGQPRPPILGYGAGAVRPAVPTGGPPYPHAPYGAGRGNYDAFRGQGGYPGKPRNRMVRGDPRAIVEYRDLDAPDDVDFF from the exons ATGGGTGACAGTGACGACGAATACGATCGAAGGCGCAGGGACAAGTTCAGAAGAGAGCGCAGCGACTACGACCGATCCCGAGAAAGAGACGAAAGGCGGCGAGGAGACGACTGGAATGATCG GGAGTGGGACCGGGGCCGGGAACGCCGCAGTCGGGGTGAATATCGAGACTATGACCGGAATCGTCGGGAGCGCTTCTCTCCTCCGCGCCATGAGCTCAGCCCCCCACAGAAGCGCCTGAGGCGAGACTG GGATGAGCACAGCTCTGACCCATACCACAGTGGCTATGACATGCCCTAtgctgggggtggtgggggcCCAACTTATGGCCCTCCTCAGCCCTGGGGCCACCCAGATGTACACATCATGCAGCACCACGTACTGCCTATCCAGGCCAG GCTGGGCAGCATCGCTGAGATTGACCTAGGTGTGCCGCCACCGGTGATGAAGACCTTCAAAGAATTCCTCCTATCGCTGGATGACTCTGTGGATGAGACCGAGGCTGTCAAACGCTATAATGACTACAAACTGGATTTTCGCAGGCAGCAGATGCAGGATTTTTTCCTGGCTCATAAAGATGAGGAGTG GTTTCGGTCTAAGTACCACCCAGATGAGGTGGGGAAGCGTAGGCAGGAGGCCCGGGGGGCCCTGCAAAACCGACTGAGGGTATTCCTGTCGCTTATGGAGAGTGGCTGGTTTGATAATCTCCTCCTGGACATAGACCGAGCTGACGCCATTGTCAAGATGCTGGATGCTG CTGTGATTAAGATGGAAGGGGGCACAGAGAATGATCTACGCAtcctggagcaggaggaggaggaggagcaggcagGAAAGCCTGGGGAGCCCAACAAGAAAGAGGAAGGCCGGGCTGGACCAGGCCTGGGGGATGGAGAGCGCAAGGCCAGCGATAAGGATGACAAGAAAGAAGAGGGCAAACAG GCTGAAAACGATAGTTCCAATGACGATAAAACTAAGAAGTCCGAGGGCGATGGGgacaaggaagagaagaaggaagactCTGAGAAGGAAGCCAAAAAG AGTAGTAAGAAACGGAACAGGAAACACAGCGGTGATGACAGCTTTGACGAAGGCAGTGTGTCAGAGTCGGAGTCTGAGTCTGAGAGTGGCCATgctgaggaggagaaggaagaggctg AAGAAGCactaaaggagaaggagaagcccAAAGAGGAGGACAGGGAGAAGCCCAAGGACGCTGCTGGGCTGGAGTGCAAGCCCCGGCCCCTTCATAAGACCTGTTCCCTCTTCATGCGCAACATCGCGCCCAACATCTCCCGGGCGGAGATCATCTCT CTTTGTAAACGGTACCCAGGCTTTATGCGTGTAGCACTGTCGGAGCCTCAACCCGAGAGGAG GTTTTTCCGTCGTGGCTGGGTGACCTTTGACCGCAGCGTTAATATTAAAGAGATCTGTTGGAACCTGCAGAATATCCGA CTCCGGGAATGTGAACTGAGCCCCGGTGTGAACAGAGACCTGACTCGTCGTGTCCGCAACATCAATGGCATTACACAGCACAAACAGATAGTGCGCAATGACATCAAGCTGGCAGCCAAGCTGATCCATACGCTGGATGACAGGACTCAGCTCTGGGCCTCTGAGCCTGGGACACCTCCTCTGCCAACA AGTCTGCCTTCGCAAAACCCAATATTGAAGAATATCACTGACTACCTGATTGAGGAAGTGAGTGCTGAGGAAGAGGAGCTGCTGGGGAGCAGTGGAGGGGCCCCCCCAGAGGAGCCGCCTAAGGAAGGGAACCCAGCAGAGATCAACGTGGAACGAGATGAGAAACTGATCAAG GTGTTGGACAAGCTCCTTCTCTATTTGCGCATCGTACATTCCTTGGATTATTACAACACCTGCGAGTACCCCAACGAGGACGAGATGCCCAATCGTTGTGGCATCATCCATGTTCGGGGGCCCATGCCTCCCAATCGAATCAGTCATGGAGAAG TGTTGGAGTGGCAGAAGACCTTTGAGGAGAAGCTGACTCCACTACTCAGTGTGCGGGAATCCCTCTCAGAGGAAGAGGCTCAGAAGATGGGTCGCAAGGACCCTGAGCAAGAAGTGGAAAAGTTTGTCACCTCGAACACCCAGGAACTGGGCAAGGATAAGTGGCTGTGTCCTCTCAGTGGCAAGAAGTTTAAG GGCCCTGAATTTGTTCGCAAACATATCTTCAACAAGCATGCAGAGAAGATTGAGGAAGTAAAGAAAGAGGTGGCATTTTTTAACAACTTTCTCACGGATGCTAAGCGCCCGGCTCTGCCTGAAATTAAGCCAGCTCAGCCACCTGGCCCTGCCCAGA GCTTGACCCCGGGACTCCCCTACCCACACCAGACTCCCCAGGGCCTGATGCCCTATGGTCAGCCCCGGCCGCCCATCTTGGGCTATGGAG CGGGTGCTGTCCGCCCTGCAGTCCCCACAGGAGGGCCTCCTTACCCGCATGCCCCATATGGTGCCGGCCGAGGGAACTATGATGCTTTTCGAGGCCAGGGTGGTTATCCTGGGAAACCTCGAAACAG GATGGTTCGTGGAGACCCAAGGGCCATTGTGGAATATCGTGATCTGGATGCCCCCGATGATGTTGATTTCTTTTGA